A region of the Candidatus Rokuibacteriota bacterium genome:
GCTTCGTGCGCTTCACGACGGCGCTGGTCAACCAGCGGGGCGAGGTGGTGCTGGAGGGGTTCCACGTCTACCGGGTGCTCGAGCCGCCCAGCCGGACGAGCACCCCCGAGGAGGGCGCATGACGCCGCACGCGCGCGAGGCCATCACGGCCGGGAAGAGCTGGCCGGCCCGGTACACCTATGTGCCGGCGCTCCGGGTCGGCAACCTCGTGTTCATCTCCGGGACCACGGGCACGGACGAGGACAACCGCATCGTGGCGCCCGGCGACATCGTGGAGCAGACGAGGCAGATCTTCCGGAAGTTCGAGCGGCTGCTCAACGCGGCCGGCGGATCCTGCGCGGACATCGTGCAGACCGTGGACTACATCACGACCACCGAGAACTACAAGGCGACGGCGGCCGTCCGGCGGGAGTTCTTCAAGGGCGCGCAGCCCACCTCCACGGGCGTCCTCGTCGCCGGACTGCTGCGCGACGGCGCGGTGATCGAGATCTCCGCCGTGGCCGCGCTCGAGGGCTGACCGGCATGTCCCTCTCCTGGGAAGAGTTCGAGGTCGGCAAGCGCTATCCCACCTACGGGCGGACGGTCACCGAGGGCGACCTGTCGCTCTTCTGCGCCTTCGTGGGCTACCACGTGCCGCTCTTCATCGACGAGGAGGCCGCCCGGCGCACGCCCTACGGCGGGCGGATCGCGCCGAGCGCCTTCACCATGTCGGTGTCGACGGGCATGACCGAGAGCCTCTTTCGCCACACGATCATTGCGCTCCTGTCCGTGGATCGCGGGCGGTTCCTCGGGCCGGTGCGCGCGGGCGACACGATCCGCACCGAGGTGGAGGTGGTCTCGAAGCGGGAGACCTCCGACCCCGGCCGGGGGATCGTCGTCTTCCGGGACCACGTCCTGAACCAGCGGGACGAGACGGTGTTCCAGATCGACAAGACGACGCTCATCCGGCGTCGTGGCGGAGCCGGATGACGCGCCACAGGGCCTGGATCATCTACGGCCTGGGCGTGTCCATGGCGGCCTTCCACCTCTATGCGGGGTACTTCGGCCAGCCGGAAGCGCAGGTCTTTCGCGCGACCCACGTGGGCTTCGCCATGAGCCTGGCGTTCCTCCTGTTCCCGTGCTCGCGGAGACTCGCGCGGCGGGCCCCGGCGGGGAGCGCGGCGCTGGACCTGGGGCTCGTGGCGCTGGTGGCGGCGCTCCACGTCTACATCCTGCGCGACCCCCAGGGGCTCTGGCTGCGCACGGGCCAGCTCACGACGGCGGACCTCGCCGTGGGCACCCTGTACCTCCTGGTGCTGCTGGAGGCCACGCGGCGCGCGGTGGGGCTCGCCATGCTGGCCGTGGCGGGGTTCTTCATCGTCAACGCCATCCACGGCGACGTGTTCCCCGGGATCCTCTACGGGCCGCCGCACCACTGGCGCGTGGTCACCAATGCGCTCTTCCTGGGGGACGACGGGGTCTTCGGCATCCCGGTGGCCGCCTCCGCCAGCTACATCGTGCTCTTCATCATCTTCGGCCAGCTCCTCCAGAAATCGCGGGCCCTCGACTTCTTCATGAGCCTGGCGCTCACGCTGACGGGGCAGCAGGTGGGCGGGCCGGCCAAGGCGGCGGTGGTGGCGAGCGCCTTCGAGGGCACCTACACCGGCAGCGCGGTGGCGAACGTGGTGGGCTCGGGCACCTTCACCATCCCGCTGATGAAGCGGCTCGGCTACCCGGCCCACTTCGCGGGCGCCGTCGAGGCCGTGGCCTCGTCCGGCGGCCAGATCATGCCGCCGGTCATGGGCGTCACGGCATTCGTCCTGGCGGAGATCGTGGGCGTCGCCTACTGGAAGGTCGCCATCGCGGCCCTCGTCCCGGCCATCCTCTACTTCCTGTCCGTCTACCTGATGGTCCACTTCGAGGCGCGCAGGCTCGGGCTCCGCGCCATCCCGCGCGAGGACCGGCCGCATCTCTGGCCCGCGCTGCGCGAGGGCGGCCACCTGCTCCTGCCGCTGGGCTTCGTGTTCTGGCTGCTCAGCGAGGGCTACTCGGTGGGGTACGCGGCCACGTGGGGGATCGCGGCGGTGTTCGGCCTGTCGTTCGTGTCGGCGCGCACGCGGCTCCGGCCCCGCGATGTCGTGGAGGCGCTGGAGGAGAGCGCGCGGGGCGTGGTGCCCGTGGCCATCGCCTGCGCCTCGGCGGGGCTCATCATCGGGGCCATCTTCCTCTCGGGCGTCGGCCACCGCTTCTCCGAGCTGGTGCTCACGGTCGCGCAGGGCCAACTCTGGCTCGCTCTCATCCTCACCATGCTCGCCTCGTTCATCCTGGGCATGGGGCTCACCACGACGGCCGACTACATCGTGCTCGCCACCTTCGTGATCCCGGCGCTCGTCACGATGGGGGCCGACACGCTGGGGGCCCACCTGTTCGCCTTCTACTTCTCCTCGATCTCGGGGATCACGCCGCCGGTGGCGCTGGCGTCCTTCGCGGCGGCGGCCATCGCCCGGGCGGGGCTCTGGGAGACCGGCTTCGCGGCCATGCGGATCGGCATCGCCGCGTTCCTGATCCCCTACCTCTTCGTCTACAACCCGGAGCTGATGCTCCAGGGGAGCCCCGCCGGCATCGCGCTGGCCGCGGCGCGCGCGGTGGTGGCCACGGTGTGTCTGGCGGGCGCCGTGCAGGGCTGGCTCTTCCGGCGCGCGACCCCGCTGGAGCGCGTGGCGCTCCTGGCGGCGGCGGTGCTCTTCGTCTGGCCCAATGTCCGCGCCGACGCGCTGGCGCTGGCGCTGTTCGCGGCGGTGGCCGTGCTCCACAAGCTGGGGGTGCCGACCCGCGCGGCGGCGGCCCCCGGCACTGCGCGCTCCGCCGCCGTCGCGCGGGTCGACCGGTGGTGGCCGGCGCGCCGGCTGGTGCGGCTGGCCGAGGCCAAGCTGGTGCAGGAGATGGCGGCGCCGGCCGCGGCGCGTGCGGCGCGGCCCGGGGCCGGGGAATGGCTCCGGGGCTGGGCCGTCCTGGCCGTCGTGGGCGCGGTCTTCGTGTGGACCGGCTTCCGTCACATGCACATCCTCTCGTTCAACGTCTTCCTCGCGCTCACCCTGACCCTCGCCTTCGGGACCGTCGCGTGCTTCCGGCGGCCCGCCCCCCAGCCGGCCGCCTAGCGCCGTCCGGAGACGAGAAAGGAACCCATCATGACTCACCGAATCCTCCCGCTGGCCCTGGCCCTGACGCTCTGCCTGGCGCCCGCCGCCCCCGCCGCCGATCCGCAGTTCATCACCGTGGGCGGGGGTGTCGGAACCTTCCCGATCATGGCGGCCAAGATCGCCGACGTGATCAACAAGGAGTTCCCCGGGGTCAAGGCGAGCTCCATCCCGGGCGGCTCCGACCTGAACCTCAAGAACATCCAGTCGGGCGCGGCGCAGGTGGGGCTATCGATCTCCATGACGTCCTACCAGGGCGTCAACGGGATCGCCCACTTCCCGCAGCCCCTCGACAAGGTGCGCCACGTGATGTCGCTCTACCGGGGCTACATCCACTACGTGGCCTCGGCGCGGAGCGACATCCGCTCCTTCGCCGACATCGCCAAGCGCGGCTACCGCGTCTACGTGGGCAAGGTGGGCACGCTTCACCACGTCCTCATGACCGAGATGCTCAAGGCGCAGGGCATCACCCCCGACGACATCCGCAAGGCGGGCGGCATTCCCAACCCAGTCGCCTACTCCGACGTGGTCCGGATGCTCCAGGACGGACAGCTCGACGTCGCGATGCTCACGGGGCCCGTCCCCTACGGGATGGCGATGGAGCTGGCCCAGAGCCCGGGCATCCGCGTGCTCAACGCCTCCGAGGAGGCCCGCGCGAAGGTGATCCGGGCCCTGCCCGGCATCGGCCGGGCGACGATCCCGAAGGGCACCTACAAGGGCCAGGACGAGGACATCCAGACCGTCGCCTACATGTCCCACCTGGTGGCGAGCCGCGACCTGTCCGAGGATTTCGTCTACCGCCTCACGGCGGCCATGGTCAAGCACATGCCGGACATGCGCGGCCTCTTCGCCGGCGCCAGCGAGATCCGGCTCGAGACGGCGCTCCTGGACAACCCCATCGCCGTCCACCCGGGCGCCAAGCGCTACTACGACGAGAAGGGCGTGAAGTAGGCGGATGGACTCCGCGCACAGCGCCTGGAACGTCGCCCATGGCCTCGTCTGGGCCGCGCGGCGGGAGCCCGGCAAGCTCGCGGTCCGGCAGGGCCGCCGCGCGCTCAGCTACCGGGCGCTCGACGAGCGCGTGAACCGGCTGGCCCATGCTCTCACGGGCCTCGGGCTCCGGCCCGGCGATCGGCTGCTGCTGC
Encoded here:
- a CDS encoding RidA family protein yields the protein MTPHAREAITAGKSWPARYTYVPALRVGNLVFISGTTGTDEDNRIVAPGDIVEQTRQIFRKFERLLNAAGGSCADIVQTVDYITTTENYKATAAVRREFFKGAQPTSTGVLVAGLLRDGAVIEISAVAALEG
- a CDS encoding MaoC family dehydratase N-terminal domain-containing protein — protein: MSLSWEEFEVGKRYPTYGRTVTEGDLSLFCAFVGYHVPLFIDEEAARRTPYGGRIAPSAFTMSVSTGMTESLFRHTIIALLSVDRGRFLGPVRAGDTIRTEVEVVSKRETSDPGRGIVVFRDHVLNQRDETVFQIDKTTLIRRRGGAG
- a CDS encoding TRAP transporter permease, with product MTRHRAWIIYGLGVSMAAFHLYAGYFGQPEAQVFRATHVGFAMSLAFLLFPCSRRLARRAPAGSAALDLGLVALVAALHVYILRDPQGLWLRTGQLTTADLAVGTLYLLVLLEATRRAVGLAMLAVAGFFIVNAIHGDVFPGILYGPPHHWRVVTNALFLGDDGVFGIPVAASASYIVLFIIFGQLLQKSRALDFFMSLALTLTGQQVGGPAKAAVVASAFEGTYTGSAVANVVGSGTFTIPLMKRLGYPAHFAGAVEAVASSGGQIMPPVMGVTAFVLAEIVGVAYWKVAIAALVPAILYFLSVYLMVHFEARRLGLRAIPREDRPHLWPALREGGHLLLPLGFVFWLLSEGYSVGYAATWGIAAVFGLSFVSARTRLRPRDVVEALEESARGVVPVAIACASAGLIIGAIFLSGVGHRFSELVLTVAQGQLWLALILTMLASFILGMGLTTTADYIVLATFVIPALVTMGADTLGAHLFAFYFSSISGITPPVALASFAAAAIARAGLWETGFAAMRIGIAAFLIPYLFVYNPELMLQGSPAGIALAAARAVVATVCLAGAVQGWLFRRATPLERVALLAAAVLFVWPNVRADALALALFAAVAVLHKLGVPTRAAAAPGTARSAAVARVDRWWPARRLVRLAEAKLVQEMAAPAAARAARPGAGEWLRGWAVLAVVGAVFVWTGFRHMHILSFNVFLALTLTLAFGTVACFRRPAPQPAA
- a CDS encoding TAXI family TRAP transporter solute-binding subunit — its product is MTHRILPLALALTLCLAPAAPAADPQFITVGGGVGTFPIMAAKIADVINKEFPGVKASSIPGGSDLNLKNIQSGAAQVGLSISMTSYQGVNGIAHFPQPLDKVRHVMSLYRGYIHYVASARSDIRSFADIAKRGYRVYVGKVGTLHHVLMTEMLKAQGITPDDIRKAGGIPNPVAYSDVVRMLQDGQLDVAMLTGPVPYGMAMELAQSPGIRVLNASEEARAKVIRALPGIGRATIPKGTYKGQDEDIQTVAYMSHLVASRDLSEDFVYRLTAAMVKHMPDMRGLFAGASEIRLETALLDNPIAVHPGAKRYYDEKGVK